One Tolypothrix bouteillei VB521301 DNA window includes the following coding sequences:
- the thiC gene encoding phosphomethylpyrimidine synthase, producing MRTEWVAKRRGHSNVTQMHYARQGVITEEMHYVAQRENLPVDLVKDEVARGRMIIPANVNHTNLEPMCIGIASKCKVNANIGASPNSSNIEEELSKLHLSVKYGADTVMDLSTGGGNLDEIRTAIINVSPVPIGTVPVYQALESVYGRMENLTPDDFLHVIEKHAQQGVDYMTIHAGILIEYLPLVKNRITGIVSRGGGILAKWMLHHHKQNPLYTHFRDIIEIFKKYDVSFSLGDSLRPGCLHDASDEAQLAELKTLGQLTRKAWEHDVQVMVEGPGHVPMDQIEFNVKKQMEECSEAPFYVLGPLVTDIAPGYDHITSAIGAAMAGWYGTAMLCYVTPKEHLGLPNAEDVRNGLIAYKIAAHAADIARHRHGARDRDDQLSHARYNFDWNRQFELSLDPDRAKEYHDETLPADIYKTAEFCSMCGPKFCPMQTKVDADALTELEKFLAKDKEVVSG from the coding sequence ATGCGGACAGAATGGGTTGCCAAGCGGCGTGGGCATAGCAATGTGACACAAATGCATTATGCCCGTCAGGGTGTCATTACTGAAGAGATGCACTACGTTGCCCAAAGGGAAAATCTTCCCGTCGATCTCGTTAAAGACGAAGTGGCACGAGGACGCATGATTATTCCGGCTAACGTTAACCATACAAATTTGGAGCCAATGTGTATTGGCATTGCTTCCAAATGTAAGGTTAATGCCAATATTGGTGCTTCTCCTAACTCTTCCAATATTGAGGAAGAACTATCGAAGTTGCATTTGTCTGTGAAGTATGGTGCTGATACCGTAATGGATTTATCCACTGGTGGCGGGAATTTGGACGAAATTCGCACCGCCATTATCAATGTTTCACCAGTGCCAATTGGAACCGTACCGGTGTATCAGGCGTTAGAAAGCGTTTACGGTAGAATGGAGAACCTGACACCAGACGACTTTCTTCACGTTATAGAAAAACACGCCCAGCAGGGAGTGGATTACATGACCATTCATGCTGGAATCTTAATAGAGTATCTTCCTTTGGTAAAAAATCGCATCACGGGTATTGTATCTCGCGGTGGCGGTATTTTGGCAAAGTGGATGCTGCACCATCACAAGCAAAACCCTCTTTACACCCATTTCCGAGATATCATTGAGATTTTTAAGAAATACGACGTATCATTTAGCTTGGGTGACTCGCTGCGTCCCGGTTGTCTTCACGATGCTTCTGATGAAGCACAACTAGCAGAACTGAAAACTCTAGGGCAATTAACTCGTAAAGCTTGGGAACACGACGTACAAGTCATGGTTGAAGGTCCGGGACACGTTCCCATGGATCAGATTGAGTTCAATGTCAAGAAGCAAATGGAAGAGTGCTCTGAAGCACCCTTCTACGTATTGGGACCGTTGGTCACCGATATTGCCCCCGGTTACGATCACATTACTTCCGCAATCGGAGCGGCAATGGCTGGCTGGTACGGTACAGCTATGCTGTGCTATGTTACACCCAAAGAACACTTGGGCTTACCCAATGCTGAAGATGTACGCAACGGTTTGATTGCCTACAAAATAGCAGCCCATGCAGCTGATATTGCCAGACACCGTCACGGTGCAAGAGATCGGGACGACCAATTGTCCCATGCTCGTTATAATTTTGACTGGAACCGTCAGTTTGAATTATCTCTCGATCCCGATCGAGCTAAAGAATATCATGACGAGACCTTACCTGCTGACATCTACAAAACAGCTGAGTTTTGTTCGATGTGCGGTCCCAAGTTCTGCCCCATGCAAACCAAAGTTGATGCTGATGCACTCACAGAACTTGAGAAGTTTTTGGCAAAGGATAAGGAAGTGGTTAGTGGTTAG
- the ribH gene encoding 6,7-dimethyl-8-ribityllumazine synthase, which translates to MAVFEGTFTQTEPLRFALVIGRFNDLVTAKLLEGCQDCLKRHGVDPDPHGSQVDYIWVPGSFEVPVVARQLALSGRYDAIICLGAVIKGQTPHFDYVSSEVAKGIAAAAFQTGVPVIFGILTTDTMQQALERAGIKSNHGWDYAMSALEMASLMRQLRSNLTEPFGGNSLSPASLKSAAGS; encoded by the coding sequence ATGGCAGTTTTCGAGGGAACTTTTACTCAGACGGAACCTTTGCGATTTGCATTGGTGATTGGTCGATTTAATGACCTAGTGACCGCTAAGTTGCTAGAAGGCTGTCAAGATTGCTTGAAACGCCACGGCGTAGATCCCGATCCGCACGGCTCTCAAGTAGATTATATTTGGGTACCGGGTAGTTTTGAAGTTCCAGTTGTGGCTCGTCAATTAGCACTCTCTGGTCGCTACGATGCAATAATTTGTTTGGGTGCTGTGATTAAAGGGCAAACGCCTCATTTTGATTACGTATCTTCTGAAGTTGCCAAAGGTATTGCTGCTGCTGCTTTTCAAACTGGCGTACCAGTAATTTTTGGCATTTTAACAACCGATACCATGCAGCAAGCTTTAGAACGTGCTGGTATTAAAAGCAATCACGGCTGGGATTACGCCATGAGCGCTTTGGAAATGGCTAGTCTTATGCGACAGTTACGTTCCAACCTTACAGAACCTTTTGGTGGTAATTCACTATCCCCTGCGTCTCTCAAGAGTGCTGCAGGGAGTTAG
- the pyrE gene encoding orotate phosphoribosyltransferase: MTYQAETFTQSTIWAATTDLAILRQQLLNLFCQLAYQEGDFVLSSGQRSSYYINGKQVTLHPQGALAIGRILLSLLPTDTQAVAGLTLGADPIVSAVSVVSACENRPIPALIVRKEAKGHGTRAYIEGPNLPEGAKVVVLEDVVTTGKSAMKAVERLQAVGYAVNRVISLVDRKQGGAEFYQSVGLQFEAVFSIEDIQQTYRELVGG, from the coding sequence ATGACTTATCAAGCCGAAACCTTTACCCAGTCAACTATATGGGCTGCTACTACTGATTTGGCAATCCTGCGCCAACAGTTACTCAATTTATTTTGTCAACTGGCATATCAGGAGGGTGACTTTGTTTTAAGTTCGGGGCAACGTAGTTCTTACTACATTAACGGCAAACAAGTTACGTTGCATCCTCAAGGAGCATTGGCAATTGGTCGTATCCTTCTATCGCTTCTACCAACAGACACGCAAGCAGTCGCAGGTTTAACATTGGGAGCCGATCCGATTGTAAGTGCCGTCAGCGTTGTTTCTGCTTGTGAAAACAGACCAATTCCAGCGCTGATAGTTCGCAAAGAAGCAAAAGGACACGGAACAAGAGCGTATATTGAGGGTCCCAATTTACCGGAAGGTGCAAAAGTCGTTGTTTTAGAAGATGTTGTAACCACAGGCAAATCAGCCATGAAAGCCGTTGAACGGCTACAAGCTGTAGGTTACGCGGTTAACCGCGTAATTTCCTTAGTCGATCGCAAACAAGGCGGAGCAGAATTTTATCAATCTGTAGGTTTACAATTTGAAGCCGTGTTCTCAATTGAGGATATTCAACAGACATATAGAGAATTGGTTGGTGGCTAG
- a CDS encoding Gfo/Idh/MocA family protein: MRVQNRSMLPGEHNGQAQRNYPRSVRIGVIGVGNMGQHHARILSSMKDVELVGVADINVERGLETASKYKVRFFEDYCDLLPLVDAVCIAVPTRLHYAVGINCLLAGIHVLIEKPIAASISEAESLVNAAAETGCILQVGHIERFSPAFLELTKVLKTEEVLALEAHRMSPYSTRANDVSVVLDLMIHDIDLLLELASSPVVKLTASGNRTLDSGYLDYVTATLGFANGIVATLTASKVTHCKIRRIIAHCKNSFTEADFLKNEILIHRQTPPAGAMNDYRQVLYRQDGVIERVYTSNTDKLGAELEHFVNCVRGGNQPSVGGEQALKALRLASLIEQMALEERVWNPLDWEAESRVQSLTPIV, encoded by the coding sequence ATAAGAGTGCAAAATAGAAGTATGTTGCCAGGAGAACACAATGGTCAAGCACAGCGCAACTACCCACGTTCGGTCCGCATAGGCGTGATCGGTGTGGGCAATATGGGACAGCATCATGCCCGGATACTGAGTTCGATGAAAGATGTTGAACTGGTGGGTGTGGCTGATATTAACGTAGAACGGGGCTTAGAAACTGCTAGTAAATACAAAGTACGTTTTTTTGAAGATTACTGCGACTTACTACCCCTTGTAGATGCAGTTTGTATTGCCGTTCCTACCCGATTGCATTACGCCGTAGGTATCAATTGCCTGTTAGCGGGAATTCACGTATTGATTGAAAAACCAATCGCAGCCAGCATATCTGAAGCGGAGTCTTTAGTCAATGCCGCAGCTGAAACTGGTTGCATTCTTCAGGTGGGACATATTGAGCGATTCAGCCCAGCATTTTTAGAATTGACAAAGGTGCTGAAAACCGAAGAAGTATTGGCGCTAGAAGCCCATCGCATGAGTCCTTACTCAACTCGGGCTAATGATGTTTCAGTTGTTTTGGATTTGATGATCCATGACATAGACCTACTTCTGGAATTAGCTTCTTCCCCAGTTGTCAAGTTAACAGCTAGCGGCAATCGTACCTTGGATTCTGGTTATCTGGATTATGTCACTGCTACTTTAGGTTTTGCCAATGGTATCGTTGCTACCTTGACAGCAAGTAAAGTGACACATTGCAAAATCCGCCGCATTATAGCCCATTGTAAAAATTCATTTACAGAGGCAGATTTTCTTAAAAATGAAATTTTGATCCACAGGCAAACTCCTCCTGCGGGCGCAATGAATGATTATCGACAAGTGCTGTACAGGCAAGATGGTGTCATTGAAAGAGTGTACACAAGCAATACTGATAAGTTGGGGGCAGAATTAGAACATTTCGTTAACTGCGTGCGTGGTGGCAATCAACCCTCGGTTGGAGGAGAACAAGCGCTCAAAGCTTTGCGATTGGCAAGTTTAATCGAGCAAATGGCTTTAGAAGAGCGTGTTTGGAATCCGTTAGATTGGGAAGCTGAATCGAGAGTACAATCACTGACACCTATAGTTTAA
- the queC gene encoding 7-cyano-7-deazaguanine synthase QueC — protein sequence MKAVILLSGGLDSSTVLYQAMADGCECYALSFDYRQRHQRELQSASAIATRVGAVQHQVVKFDLSQWGGSALTDNSINLPQERSLGEMSQNIPITYVPARNTIFLSFALAWAETLAAERVYIGVNALDYSGYPDCRPDYIQAMEEVFCLGTKQGRLGNPIKIIAPLSELKKTEIIQLGNQLGVPWELTWSCYAGREAACGVCDSCLLRLAAFKELGLVDPLKYEQRR from the coding sequence ATGAAAGCTGTGATTCTGTTATCAGGCGGATTAGACTCTTCCACTGTTCTGTACCAAGCAATGGCTGATGGTTGTGAATGCTATGCCCTTTCCTTTGATTACCGACAGCGTCACCAACGCGAGTTACAATCCGCATCTGCGATCGCTACCCGTGTTGGGGCAGTACAGCATCAAGTGGTGAAGTTCGATTTGAGTCAATGGGGCGGTTCAGCACTGACAGATAACTCCATCAATTTACCCCAAGAGCGATCGCTTGGGGAAATGTCTCAAAACATACCGATTACCTATGTTCCAGCCCGCAATACCATCTTCCTCAGCTTTGCCCTTGCTTGGGCTGAAACACTCGCTGCCGAACGAGTTTATATTGGCGTTAATGCTTTGGACTATTCTGGATATCCTGATTGCCGTCCTGACTATATTCAAGCTATGGAGGAGGTGTTTTGTTTGGGAACGAAACAAGGGCGATTGGGGAATCCCATCAAGATTATTGCGCCCTTGAGCGAGCTGAAAAAAACGGAAATTATCCAACTTGGCAATCAGTTAGGGGTTCCATGGGAACTAACCTGGTCTTGCTACGCAGGAAGAGAAGCAGCTTGCGGAGTTTGCGATTCTTGTCTGTTGCGTCTCGCTGCTTTTAAAGAATTGGGGCTAGTTGACCCTTTGAAGTATGAACAGAGGCGTTAG
- a CDS encoding DedA family protein, which yields MTDWIKEIIESLGYWGIALLMFLENLFPPIPSELIMPLAGYTSNLPGAKLNVLGVFFAGLVGSVAGVLVWYYPGKFLGEKRLSSLADKYGKWLSISSKDIVKAKGWFDRQGTKAVLIGRLVPGVRTLISIPAGISNMPLLPFIIYSTLGSAAWVGLLTYSGYMLGSQYELVDKYLAPVSKIVLVILVVAFVAWVVKRRKKHRRR from the coding sequence ATGACGGATTGGATAAAAGAGATTATTGAATCTCTAGGCTATTGGGGAATTGCCCTGCTGATGTTTCTTGAAAACTTATTTCCTCCTATTCCCTCGGAATTAATTATGCCCTTGGCAGGATATACATCTAATCTGCCAGGGGCTAAGCTTAATGTCCTTGGTGTATTTTTTGCAGGGCTAGTGGGTTCTGTGGCGGGCGTACTAGTGTGGTACTATCCGGGAAAATTTCTAGGAGAAAAACGCTTATCCTCCCTCGCAGATAAATATGGAAAATGGTTAAGTATATCGAGCAAAGATATTGTTAAAGCGAAAGGTTGGTTTGATAGGCAAGGTACAAAAGCTGTTTTGATTGGTCGCCTTGTACCGGGAGTTCGGACCCTGATTTCCATTCCCGCTGGGATTAGCAATATGCCCTTGCTCCCTTTTATAATTTACTCTACATTAGGTAGCGCTGCTTGGGTAGGTTTGCTAACATACTCAGGATATATGTTGGGGAGTCAGTATGAACTTGTGGACAAGTACCTAGCTCCTGTATCTAAAATTGTTCTTGTGATTCTCGTCGTGGCATTTGTTGCCTGGGTAGTGAAACGCAGGAAAAAACACAGGAGACGGTAA
- a CDS encoding CBS domain-containing protein yields MDLILCHTTADFDCLGAAVGLSRLLPGSKIVLSGGAHPPVRDFLALHRDEYQLIERRSVNPKTIRSLVVVDTQQRDRLGKTAEWLDLPHIQEITIYDHHKEQQGTIPATELHISLVGATTTLIAEQLQQQQISLTSAEATVMALGIHVDTGSLTFDYATPRDALALAWLMEQGASLAILTQYVDPGLSPQLQHLLKVALEKLQKIEVRGQQIAWVILKTDSFVAGLSSLASQLVELTEIDTLLLFHESPVAEGETRLTVIGRSQVKGVNLNDLFLPLGGGGHSQAASMNLRGVNTEEILHQLLEKLKATVPHPPTAKDLMSSPVRTIRPETTIAEAQRTLLRYGHSGLCVADERGQLLGILSRRDLDIALHHGFSHAPVKGYMTINMRTIAPETTLPEIEFLMVTYDIGRLPVLDNGQIVGIVTRTDVLRQLHQDGRGEEGDRGRGGEKKLKSPTLEELRSRLAPQLWQLLAKASQEAQRRGWHLYLVGGAVRDLLLAKAVTRTLLIKDIDLVVDGFHKAADVGAGVELAKALQQIYTTARLEVHGAFQTAALLWHKDPELDSLWVDIATSRTEFYPYPAANPEVEASSIRQDLYRRDFTINAMALRLTSPNSGELLDFFGGLHDLEAKQIRVLHANSFIEDPTRIYRGVRFAVRLGFHLEPQTEEYIRYAIDSGVYDRTARENGRAPALQTRLKAELKHILEAPYWKSALQLLGDLGALKCIHHTLSLDENLLRQLRLLERCLRRYDPQGTLIHWQMRLEALIACLASEYRGEVAKNLQLPDDSIHRLENLAKARENVEKISVLPENGKAEISPSQVVQLLRQYDLPMLILVAVQSSRTIRQKIWKYLTVWSQVQPILNGNDLKKLGYKPGPHFRQMLDDLLAATLDGKICDRFEAEKFLIDLYPLH; encoded by the coding sequence ATGGATTTAATTCTTTGTCATACAACGGCAGATTTTGACTGCCTCGGAGCAGCAGTTGGGTTGTCACGCTTGCTACCGGGCAGTAAAATTGTACTGAGTGGTGGAGCCCATCCACCTGTTAGGGATTTTTTGGCATTACATCGCGATGAGTACCAGTTGATTGAACGGCGTTCGGTCAATCCCAAAACAATTCGTTCCTTGGTGGTAGTAGATACACAACAGCGCGATCGCTTGGGTAAAACTGCTGAGTGGCTGGATTTGCCTCACATTCAGGAAATTACAATTTACGACCATCATAAAGAACAACAGGGGACTATTCCCGCTACAGAGTTACATATCTCCCTCGTAGGCGCTACCACAACTCTCATTGCAGAGCAATTGCAGCAACAGCAAATTTCCCTCACAAGCGCAGAAGCAACTGTTATGGCTTTGGGGATTCACGTAGATACTGGTTCTCTAACATTCGATTATGCTACACCACGGGATGCCTTAGCTTTAGCTTGGTTGATGGAGCAAGGGGCTAGTTTAGCAATTCTGACTCAATACGTAGATCCTGGATTATCGCCTCAATTGCAACACCTATTAAAGGTAGCGCTGGAAAAATTACAAAAAATAGAAGTGAGGGGACAACAAATTGCTTGGGTGATTCTAAAAACAGATAGTTTCGTAGCTGGTTTGTCAAGTCTTGCTTCCCAATTAGTGGAGCTAACGGAAATAGACACCTTGCTGCTTTTTCATGAATCTCCCGTTGCGGAAGGTGAAACGCGCCTGACAGTTATTGGGCGTTCCCAAGTTAAAGGTGTCAATCTCAATGATTTATTTCTCCCTTTAGGTGGTGGCGGACATTCACAAGCAGCATCAATGAACCTGCGAGGAGTTAACACCGAAGAAATACTCCACCAACTTTTAGAAAAGTTAAAAGCAACGGTACCCCATCCACCCACTGCTAAAGATTTAATGTCTTCCCCAGTCCGTACCATTCGTCCGGAAACTACCATTGCTGAAGCACAACGCACTTTGTTGCGTTACGGACACTCTGGGTTGTGTGTTGCTGATGAGCGGGGACAACTATTAGGTATTCTGTCTCGAAGGGATTTGGATATTGCCTTGCATCACGGCTTTAGTCATGCTCCTGTTAAAGGTTACATGACAATTAATATGAGAACGATTGCTCCAGAGACTACACTGCCAGAGATAGAGTTTTTGATGGTAACATACGATATCGGACGCTTACCAGTGTTAGACAACGGGCAGATAGTAGGTATTGTCACTCGTACTGATGTTTTGCGGCAATTGCATCAGGATGGGAGAGGGGAAGAGGGGGATAGGGGGAGAGGAGGAGAAAAGAAACTAAAATCTCCCACCTTAGAAGAACTGAGATCGCGACTTGCTCCTCAATTATGGCAATTGCTAGCTAAGGCTTCACAAGAAGCCCAAAGGCGGGGTTGGCATCTCTATCTTGTTGGCGGAGCTGTTAGGGATTTACTGTTAGCAAAAGCAGTGACTCGTACTCTGCTGATTAAAGATATCGACTTGGTGGTTGATGGTTTTCACAAAGCGGCAGACGTTGGTGCAGGTGTAGAATTAGCAAAAGCTTTACAGCAAATTTACACAACAGCACGTTTAGAAGTTCATGGCGCTTTTCAAACTGCAGCTTTGTTGTGGCACAAAGATCCCGAATTAGATTCACTGTGGGTTGATATTGCTACCTCTAGAACGGAATTTTATCCTTACCCAGCAGCCAACCCCGAAGTTGAAGCCAGTTCAATTCGTCAAGACTTGTATCGCCGTGATTTTACTATCAACGCAATGGCATTGCGGTTAACGTCTCCCAATTCTGGTGAACTACTCGATTTCTTTGGTGGGTTGCATGACTTAGAAGCAAAACAAATTCGGGTATTACACGCTAACAGTTTTATTGAAGATCCTACGCGCATCTACCGTGGCGTGCGTTTTGCAGTCAGGTTGGGATTTCACTTGGAACCCCAAACAGAAGAGTATATCCGCTACGCGATCGACAGCGGTGTTTACGATCGCACAGCCCGAGAGAATGGCAGAGCACCAGCACTGCAAACCAGACTTAAGGCAGAATTAAAACATATTTTGGAAGCTCCCTATTGGAAATCAGCATTACAGTTGTTGGGAGACTTGGGGGCATTAAAGTGCATTCATCATACTCTCAGTTTAGATGAAAACCTCCTGCGGCAATTACGTCTGCTAGAACGCTGTTTGCGGCGTTACGATCCTCAAGGCACTCTTATCCATTGGCAAATGCGATTGGAAGCTTTGATTGCTTGTTTGGCGTCAGAATATAGAGGGGAAGTCGCAAAAAACCTTCAATTGCCAGATGACAGTATCCACAGGTTGGAAAATTTGGCAAAGGCTCGGGAAAATGTGGAAAAAATTTCTGTACTACCAGAGAATGGAAAAGCAGAAATATCTCCAAGTCAAGTCGTGCAATTGTTACGGCAATATGATTTACCAATGCTGATTTTAGTTGCCGTTCAAAGCTCGCGAACTATAAGACAAAAAATTTGGAAATACTTAACTGTTTGGTCACAAGTTCAACCTATTCTTAATGGTAATGACCTGAAAAAATTGGGCTACAAACCGGGACCGCATTTCCGGCAAATGCTTGATGATTTACTAGCAGCAACTTTGGATGGAAAGATTTGCGATCGCTTTGAAGCTGAAAAGTTTTTGATCGACCTTTATCCTCTTCATTAG
- a CDS encoding hemolysin family protein: protein MSGFPNLSWTDVGLRLLSVLLLIAINAFFVTAEFSMVTLRRSRIRQLVESGDIQAIAVEGLQRSIDRLLSTTQLGITLSSLALGWIGESTIVSAIERGLLSLPLPKGMNGIVAHSLSIPTAFVLVAYLQIVLGELCPKSVAMLYSEQLAKFLGPSIRAIVRFFNPFVWILNQSTRWLLRLFGIQYTGQSWRSPVTPEELQLIISTERESTGLQEEEREWLNNVFEFGEVTVQTVMVPRTSIITLPKNATFITFLQRMISTGHSCYPVTGESLDDIRGLVYFKDLLKPLTIGKLTLETQIQPWLRPARFVPEHTPLSELLPVMQQEKPAMVIVVNEFGGTVGLLTIHDVIAQIIGEPEELENTNDLLIQNVDEQTFLVQAQINLEDLNEVLHFNLPLNREYQTLAGFLLYQLQKIPILGETFLYDNLEFTVISVTGPRLHQVQIRRVEEG, encoded by the coding sequence GTGAGTGGTTTTCCGAATCTAAGTTGGACAGATGTAGGGCTGCGGTTGTTGTCAGTACTGCTGCTCATTGCTATCAATGCATTCTTTGTAACAGCCGAGTTTTCAATGGTCACATTGCGGCGATCGCGTATCCGTCAATTAGTAGAATCTGGGGATATACAGGCGATCGCCGTTGAGGGTTTGCAACGCAGCATCGATCGATTGCTATCTACAACGCAATTAGGTATCACCCTTTCAAGTTTGGCTTTGGGTTGGATTGGGGAAAGTACTATTGTCAGTGCGATCGAACGGGGGCTGCTCTCTTTACCCTTACCTAAGGGTATGAATGGTATTGTCGCCCATTCTTTATCCATTCCGACTGCTTTTGTTCTCGTCGCCTACTTGCAAATAGTTTTGGGAGAACTTTGTCCTAAATCGGTCGCTATGCTGTATTCAGAACAGCTAGCCAAGTTTTTAGGACCATCTATTAGAGCAATTGTCAGATTCTTTAACCCTTTTGTTTGGATACTCAATCAATCAACTCGCTGGTTATTGAGATTATTTGGGATTCAATATACGGGTCAGAGCTGGCGATCCCCCGTTACACCTGAAGAACTCCAACTGATCATTTCTACAGAACGTGAATCTACAGGTTTGCAGGAGGAAGAGAGGGAATGGTTGAACAACGTCTTTGAATTTGGGGAGGTTACTGTACAAACAGTTATGGTTCCCCGCACCAGTATTATAACGCTACCCAAAAATGCTACATTCATTACTTTTTTGCAAAGAATGATATCCACTGGTCATTCTTGCTACCCAGTGACTGGCGAATCTTTGGATGATATTCGCGGTCTTGTCTACTTTAAAGACTTGCTAAAACCGCTTACTATAGGAAAACTGACCTTAGAAACGCAAATTCAACCTTGGTTGCGCCCTGCTAGATTTGTACCAGAACACACACCATTGAGTGAACTACTACCAGTTATGCAGCAGGAAAAACCAGCGATGGTGATAGTAGTTAATGAATTTGGTGGTACTGTCGGATTGCTGACTATTCATGATGTCATTGCTCAGATTATTGGCGAACCGGAAGAATTAGAAAATACCAATGACTTGCTTATCCAAAATGTGGATGAACAAACATTTCTAGTACAGGCACAAATCAATCTAGAAGATCTGAACGAGGTTTTGCATTTCAATTTGCCACTGAACAGAGAATATCAAACTTTAGCTGGTTTTTTGCTTTACCAATTGCAAAAAATTCCTATTCTTGGCGAAACCTTCCTCTATGACAATCTTGAATTTACGGTAATCTCCGTTACTGGACCTCGTTTGCATCAAGTACAGATACGGCGGGTTGAGGAAGGGTAA
- a CDS encoding ParM/StbA family protein, with translation MTDQPSAATPMNAAAIPMNRVSATTPINATPTQPTPSSTGKKILSVDLGRTSTKTCVSREPGNVTFVSANVKEMSMEQVRGGVFEARATDPLMDLWLEYQGSGYAVGQLAADFGANLGVGQSKVEDALIKVLAAAGYFKLKDEISVVLGLPYLSQEQFEREKAQLISQLSGPHIMNFRGESVSLNINKVWVMPEGYGSLLWCEAQPKKGAVMPDFTKVSVAIVDIGHQTTDCLMVDNFRFARGASKSEDFGMSKFYELVAAEIEGADSQSLSLIAAVNRPKGDRYYRPRGSSKPTNLDDFLPNLIEMFSREICSRVLAWLPERVTDVILTGGGGEFFWEDVQRLLKEAKINAHLAAPSRQANALGQYIYGEAQLSSARSARA, from the coding sequence ATGACAGACCAACCATCCGCCGCCACCCCTATGAATGCTGCTGCTATCCCCATGAATAGGGTCTCAGCAACTACACCAATAAACGCAACTCCAACTCAACCCACCCCCAGTAGCACGGGGAAAAAGATTCTAAGTGTTGATTTAGGAAGAACTTCGACAAAAACCTGCGTCAGTCGCGAACCCGGTAACGTAACTTTTGTCTCCGCTAACGTTAAAGAAATGTCAATGGAACAGGTACGTGGGGGTGTTTTTGAAGCCCGTGCTACCGACCCGTTAATGGATCTTTGGCTGGAGTACCAAGGCAGTGGTTATGCTGTTGGTCAGTTAGCTGCGGATTTTGGAGCTAATTTAGGTGTCGGTCAATCTAAGGTAGAAGACGCCCTCATAAAAGTTCTAGCAGCTGCTGGTTACTTCAAACTTAAGGACGAAATCTCTGTTGTACTGGGGTTACCTTACCTTTCTCAAGAGCAATTTGAACGGGAAAAAGCCCAATTGATTAGCCAGCTTTCCGGTCCTCATATCATGAACTTTCGCGGCGAATCCGTAAGCCTCAACATTAACAAGGTTTGGGTTATGCCAGAAGGTTATGGCAGTTTGCTGTGGTGCGAAGCTCAACCCAAAAAGGGCGCGGTTATGCCCGACTTTACTAAAGTTTCGGTAGCAATTGTTGATATTGGACATCAAACAACTGATTGTTTGATGGTTGATAACTTCCGCTTTGCCCGAGGTGCTTCCAAGAGTGAAGATTTCGGAATGAGCAAGTTTTACGAACTCGTAGCAGCTGAAATTGAAGGCGCAGACAGCCAATCTTTGTCTCTCATCGCTGCAGTTAACCGTCCAAAAGGCGATCGCTACTACCGTCCGAGAGGTTCGAGCAAACCCACTAATCTGGATGATTTTCTGCCCAACCTAATTGAAATGTTTTCTCGCGAAATTTGCAGCCGCGTGTTAGCATGGCTGCCAGAACGCGTTACTGATGTTATCCTAACTGGAGGTGGCGGAGAATTCTTCTGGGAAGATGTTCAACGTCTACTAAAAGAGGCTAAAATCAATGCACATTTAGCTGCACCATCACGGCAAGCAAATGCTTTGGGGCAGTATATTTACGGAGAGGCACAATTATCCTCTGCACGCTCTGCTAGGGCTTAA
- the psbZ gene encoding photosystem II reaction center protein PsbZ, which translates to MTIVFQVALLALVAMSFVLVIGVPVAYATPQNWNESKRLLWIGSGVWIGLVFLVGALNFLVV; encoded by the coding sequence ATGACAATCGTATTCCAAGTTGCTCTGTTGGCTCTAGTTGCTATGTCTTTTGTGCTAGTAATTGGTGTCCCTGTTGCATACGCCACTCCACAGAACTGGAATGAATCTAAGAGACTTCTTTGGATTGGTTCTGGCGTATGGATTGGTTTAGTGTTCTTGGTTGGCGCATTAAACTTTTTAGTAGTTTAA